In Monodelphis domestica isolate mMonDom1 chromosome 4, mMonDom1.pri, whole genome shotgun sequence, one DNA window encodes the following:
- the HINFP gene encoding histone H4 transcription factor isoform X1, giving the protein MPPPTKVPRREALVLQCEWGSCTFVASAVEEFCEHVTQHLQQHLQGPEEEDEDEVDPLAEEYSCLWQECGFCSPDSSADLVRHVYFHCYHTKLKQWGLQALQGQAGLSHCLLDFQSRNMIPDIPDHFLCQWEHCESSFDNPEWFYRHVEAHSLCCEYKAASKENHVVPCGWKDCNCTFKGRCKLREHLRSHTQEKVVACPTCGGMFANNTKFFDHIRRQTSLDQQRFQCSHCSKRFATERLLRDHMRNHVNHYKCPLCDMTCPLPSSLRNHIRFRHSEDRPFKCDYCDYSCKNLIDLRKHLDTHSKEPAYHCEFESCNFSARSHCSIKSHYRKVHEGDSEPRYKCHVCDKCFTRGNNLTVHLRKKHQFKWPSGHPRFRYKEHEDGYMRLQLVRYESVELTEQLLREREEQGAPGPGAALTEGSLQGILLEPGPEEEEEEEEEEEEAEVEESEEVAPSASASQDSPSPVIHVLNRTNSQGEHETVYYVLASAPGVQPPGPGEGAPDPDPPDGIMEKLHRTAEELGILLE; this is encoded by the exons ATGCCACCCCCTACAAAGGTTCCCCGAAGGGAGGCCCTGGTGCTACAGTGTGAATGGGGATCCTGTACCTTTGTGGCCTCAGCTGTGGAAGAGTTCTGTGAACATGTCACACAGCATCTTCAGCAGCATCTCCAAGGCCctgaggaagaagatgaggatGAGGTAGACCCACTTG CTGAAGAGTACTCCTGTTTGTGGCAAGAGTGTGGCTTCTGCTCCCCGGACAGCTCAGCTGACTTAGTCCGTCATGTCTATTTCCACTGTTACCATACCAAGCTGAAGCAGTGGGGACTTCAGGCTCTGCAAGGCCAGGCCGGACTCAGCCACTGCCTACTGGACTTCCAAAGCCGAAACATGATCCCTGACATTCCTGACCACTTCTTGTGCCAGTGGGAGCACTGTGAG AGCTCTTTTGACAATCCAGAATGGTTCTACCGGCATGTGGAGGCCCATAGTCTATGCTGTGAATACAAGGCAGCCAGCAAGGAGAACCATGTGGTGCCTTGTGGTTGGAAAG ATTGCAACTGTACCTTCAAAGGCCGCTGTAAATTGAGAGAGCATCTTCGAAGCCATACCCAGGAGAAAGTGGTGGCCTGCCCCACCTGTGGTGGCATGTTTGCCAATAACACCAAGTTCTTTGACCACATCCGGCGCCAGACATCACTGGACC AGCAGCGATTCCAATGTTCCCATTGTTCCAAGAGATTTGCCACTGAACGACTATTGCGGGACCACATGCGCAACCATG TAAATCACTACAAGTGCCCTTTGTGTGACATGACCTGCCCACTACCCTCTTCTCTCCGAAACCACATTCGTTTCCGACATAGTGAAGATCGGCCCTTTAAGTGTGACTACTGTGACTACAG TTGCAAGAATCTGATTGACCTTCGAAAGCACCTGGACACTCATAGCAAGGAACCCGCCTATCATTGCGAGTTTGAGAGTTGCAACTTCAGTGCTCGATCTCATTGCTCCATCAAATCCCATTACCGAAAAGTACATGAA GGTGACTCTGAGCCAAGATACAAGTGTCACGTGTGTGACAAGTGCTTCACTCGAGGCAATAACCTCACTGTCCACCTCCGAAAGAAGCATCAGTTCAAGTGGCCCTCAGGGCATCCCCGTTTCCG GTACAAGGAGCATGAGGATGGTTACATGCGCCTACAGCTGGTCCGCTACGAGAGTGTGGAGCTGACTGAGCAGCTACTGAGGGAACGAGAAGAGCAGGGGGCTCCTGGGCCAGGGGCAGCACTGACTGAAGGCAGCCTGCAAGGTATTCTCCTAGAGCCTGggcctgaggaggaggaggaggaggaagaagaagaagaggaggcagAGGTGGAGGAGAGTGAAGAGGTGGCCCCTTCAGCATCTGCCTCCCAGGACTCTCCTAGCCCTGTCATTCATGTGTTGAACAGGACCAATTCCCAAGGCGAGCATGAGACAGTCTATTATGTCCTGGCCTCAGCCCCTGGAGTTCAGCCCCCAGGGCCAGGAGAGGGAGCTCCTGACCCTGATCCCCCTGATGGCATCATGGAGAAATTGCACAGGACAGCTGAGGAGCTGGGAATCTTGCTAGAGTGA
- the HINFP gene encoding histone H4 transcription factor isoform X2, with the protein MPPPTKVPRREALVLQCEWGSCTFVASAVEEFCEHVTQHLQQHLQGPEEEDEDEVDPLAEEYSCLWQECGFCSPDSSADLVRHVYFHCYHTKLKQWGLQALQGQAGLSHCLLDFQSRNMIPDIPDHFLCQWEHCESSFDNPEWFYRHVEAHSLCCEYKAASKENHVVPCGWKDCNCTFKGRCKLREHLRSHTQEKVVACPTCGGMFANNTKFFDHIRRQTSLDQQRFQCSHCSKRFATERLLRDHMRNHVNHYKCPLCDMTCPLPSSLRNHIRFRHSEDRPFKCDYCDYSCKNLIDLRKHLDTHSKEPAYHCEFESCNFSARSHCSIKSHYRKVHEGDSEPRYKCHVCDKCFTRGNNLTVHLRKKHQFKWPSGHPRFRRLDWPVSTSVGGDVSFFLWPCPPGTRSMRMVTCAYSWSATRVWS; encoded by the exons ATGCCACCCCCTACAAAGGTTCCCCGAAGGGAGGCCCTGGTGCTACAGTGTGAATGGGGATCCTGTACCTTTGTGGCCTCAGCTGTGGAAGAGTTCTGTGAACATGTCACACAGCATCTTCAGCAGCATCTCCAAGGCCctgaggaagaagatgaggatGAGGTAGACCCACTTG CTGAAGAGTACTCCTGTTTGTGGCAAGAGTGTGGCTTCTGCTCCCCGGACAGCTCAGCTGACTTAGTCCGTCATGTCTATTTCCACTGTTACCATACCAAGCTGAAGCAGTGGGGACTTCAGGCTCTGCAAGGCCAGGCCGGACTCAGCCACTGCCTACTGGACTTCCAAAGCCGAAACATGATCCCTGACATTCCTGACCACTTCTTGTGCCAGTGGGAGCACTGTGAG AGCTCTTTTGACAATCCAGAATGGTTCTACCGGCATGTGGAGGCCCATAGTCTATGCTGTGAATACAAGGCAGCCAGCAAGGAGAACCATGTGGTGCCTTGTGGTTGGAAAG ATTGCAACTGTACCTTCAAAGGCCGCTGTAAATTGAGAGAGCATCTTCGAAGCCATACCCAGGAGAAAGTGGTGGCCTGCCCCACCTGTGGTGGCATGTTTGCCAATAACACCAAGTTCTTTGACCACATCCGGCGCCAGACATCACTGGACC AGCAGCGATTCCAATGTTCCCATTGTTCCAAGAGATTTGCCACTGAACGACTATTGCGGGACCACATGCGCAACCATG TAAATCACTACAAGTGCCCTTTGTGTGACATGACCTGCCCACTACCCTCTTCTCTCCGAAACCACATTCGTTTCCGACATAGTGAAGATCGGCCCTTTAAGTGTGACTACTGTGACTACAG TTGCAAGAATCTGATTGACCTTCGAAAGCACCTGGACACTCATAGCAAGGAACCCGCCTATCATTGCGAGTTTGAGAGTTGCAACTTCAGTGCTCGATCTCATTGCTCCATCAAATCCCATTACCGAAAAGTACATGAA GGTGACTCTGAGCCAAGATACAAGTGTCACGTGTGTGACAAGTGCTTCACTCGAGGCAATAACCTCACTGTCCACCTCCGAAAGAAGCATCAGTTCAAGTGGCCCTCAGGGCATCCCCGTTTCCG GCGTCTGGACTGGCCTGTGTCTACCTCTGTGGGTGGGGATGTTTCCTTCTTCTTATGGCCCTGCCCCCCAGGTACAAGGAGCATGAGGATGGTTACATGCGCCTACAGCTGGTCCGCTACGAGAGTGTGGAGCTGA